The DNA sequence TTTCAAGGAAGATGTGCAACAGGATCGTCACTATAGGCAGAGTACCCTTCATAAAGCCGAAGAAGAATACGTGCAGAAATGCTAGAGGAAGTCAGGCGTGGAAGCAGATGGTATCGTTATACATGGATAGTAAGGATGAGTTCAACAAACATTACCATAAGAGATCACTAGTAGAAAGCGTGTTCAATGTGATAAAG is a window from the Nitrososphaerales archaeon genome containing:
- a CDS encoding transposase, which encodes SRKMCNRIVTIGRVPFIKPKKNTCRNARGSQAWKQMVSLYMDSKDEFNKHYHKRSLVESVFNVIKGVFGNNLNARKRRMQRKELMLRIICYNIGIVNLQEIKNGMRN